A region of the Geomonas subterranea genome:
ACGTGGTGATAGTCGTCCTTCTCGTCGACGAGGCCGAGCCTGGAAAAGAGGCGCCGGGTATAGGCGTCCACCACGAAGGATGGTTTTTCGCCTGCGTAGAGCAGGATCGAGTCGCAGGTCTCGGGGCCGATGCCGCGCACCGCGATCAGTTCACCGCGCAGCGTCTCCCAACTTGCGGCAAACATCGCTTCCAGGGTGCCGTGGCGCTGCAACAGCCACTCCACGAATCCTTTCAGCCGGACGCTCTTCACGTTGAAAAAGCCGGAGGGACGGATCTGCTCGGCGAGGACGTCGTGGCTGGCGGCGCTGACCGCCTCGATGGAGAGGAGTCCCTCCCGTTTCATGTTGGCTATCGCCTTCTCGACGTTGTTCCAGTTGGTGTTTTGGGTCAGGATGGCGCCGACACAGACCTCGAAGGGGGAGTCGGCGGGCCACCAGTTGAGGGCGCCGTAGCGCCGGTACAAGGAATCGTAGATTTCGAGCAGGCGGGTTTGTGGTTGCTTTGCTGCCAACTGCTTCTCTCCGGGCCGGGGGATGTGCCGATGGCGGGGGGATTCCCGCGCCGGCGGCCGACCTGGCTACGGTAGCAGCATTGCGCCCTTCGTGTCCAGAGGTTCGTCGTCCGTCGCCGTAGGATGGCGACTCCCACCCCCGCGAGGGGAGGGGGCTGGGGGATGGGACCACGGGGCCTGCTCAGGATTTCCCTGAGACGTCCAAAACGAAAGGGCCGGCTGGTAGAGCCGGCCCTTCCTGGCGTTGTTTATTGCTGAGGCGAAGCTAGGGGGTGTTGTTGAGGTTCTGCGCTTCGGTGGCGGCGTCCTCGAGATACTCCCTGGAATACCTGACGTAATTGCCGGCGGAGCGTCCCAGCCAGGCGATCTCGTTCTCGGTGAGGTCCCGCTTGTACTTGGCGGGTGAGCCGACCCAGAGGGTGCCGGGGGGGATGACGGTCCCTTCGGTGACCAGGGCGCGGGCGCCGACGAGCGCACCCTTGCCGACCACGGCCTTGTCCATGATCATGGCCTGCATGCCGATGAAGGCGCCGTCCTCGATGGTGCAGCCGTGCAGGGTGACGCTGTGCCCCACGGTGACGTCGTTGCCGATGACCAGCGGAGCGCCCGGGTCCTCGGCGTGCTTTTTATGGGTGACGTGCAGCATGGAGAGATCCTGGATGTTGGTCCGGTCCCCGATGCTGATCGAGTTCACGTCGCCACGCACCACGCAGTTGTACCAGATGCTCGCTTCCTTGCCGATAGTCACGTCGCCGATGACGACGGCCCCCTCCGCGATGAAGGCGGACGGGTCGATCTTGGGGCGCATGCCTTTGAAGGGGCGGATCATATGCCTTCTCCTGTGTTTCGTGCACTCCCTTTCCCTCTGGTGGGGAGTGTTTGTTCTACTCTCCCCTAGGGGGAGTGCTTCGTCTAATCTCTCTCTCCCTCTGAGGGAGCTTCGTCTACTCTCCCTCTCCCTCTGGGAGAGGGGAGCCTCGGGCCAGAGGGGCAAGCTAGTCCCTCGGGATGGCGAGCATCCGGTCCAGGGCGCGCTTGGCCGGGATACGGACCTCTTCGGGGACCTTGACCACGGGGCTCATGCTCACCAGCGCCTCGTGCACGTCCTCGAGCGAGGTGAGTTTCATGTTAGGACAGATGAGGGCCGGGGAGGCGAGGATGAACTCCTTGTCCGGGTTCTCACGCTTGAGCCGCCACAGGATGCCCGCCTCGGTGCCGATGATAAAGCGCTTGGCGTCGCTCTTCTTGCAGTAATCGTACATGCCGGTGGTCGAGCAGACGTGGTCGGCGAGCGCCACCACGGCCGGATTGCACTCGGGGTGGCAGACAAACGGCGCCCCGGGGTTCTGCGCCTTCAATTCCTTGACCACCTCCGGACGCAGCCGCTCGTGAGTCGGACAGTAACCCTCCCACAGGTGGAACTTCTTGTCCGTGAAGCGGGCCACGTAGCTCCCGAGATTCTTGTCCGGGGCGAAGATGATCTCCTTCTCGGTCATGGATTGCACGACCTTGAGGGCATTGGCGGAGGTGCAGCAGATGTCGCTCTCGGCCTTGACCGCGGCAGAGGAGTTCACGTAGGTGACCACCGGCACGCCGGGAAGCTGGGCCTTCAGTTTCTTCAGCTCGTCGGCCGAAACCATGTCGGCCATGGGGCAACCCGCATCGAGGCGGGGGAGAAGTACGGTCTTGTCCGGTGCCAGTATCGAGGCTGATTCGGCCATGAAGTGCACGCCGCAGAAGACGATCACCTCGGCATCAGTCTTGGCGGCCTCCATGGAAAGGGCCAGCGAGTCTCCGGTTATGTCAGCGATCTCCTGCACTTCGTCACGCATGTAGTTGTGTGCCAGGAGCACGGCTTTGCGCTCTTTGAGCAGCGCTTTAATATCCGCCTTTAAAGATTCCTGCGTCATGTTTGTCACCACCAAAATCTGTCTTTCTCATTTGAAATATATGGTAAACAGGACCGATAGTAGACAATGTTCGGGATCATGTCAAACCAATTAAGGTCCTACCTTTGCAAGCTTGACACCCGTCGGTAAAACCTCTATTATTTTTTACAATTTTTGTATGACAAACGCGTGTTTGAACGCACACCAAGCGAGGTAGATAGTATGTTCGGAATCGGGATGCCTGAACTGGTCATAATTTTGGTCATAGCGCTCATCGTCATCGGACCGCAGAAGCTGCCGGACCTGGCGAAGTCGCTGGGGAAGGGGTTGGCGGAGTTCAAGAAGGCGACCGACGACTTCAAGCAGACCATAGAGGCCGACAGCAGGACCGAAGAGGAAAAGGAGCACCTGGCGAAGCTCGCCGAGGCCAAGAAGAAGGCTGAGGAGGAGAAGGTGCGCGAGGCCGAGGAACTGAAGGCCAAGGTCGAGGGTACCGCTGCCGCCGAGCCGGCGGCTGCCGCAGCCGCCGTGGAAGCGGAGAAGAAAGCCTAGTCTCTCCTCAATATCTGCACGTGAAAAAGGCGGGGTAACCCCGCCTTTTTCTTATTGAGCTGATAACCCAGCACCCGCCGCGGGGCGGGCACAGGTGACGCCATGTTCAACTGGTTTCGGAGCAAGAAAGAGGAAATCCGGTTCGCCGATAGCGCCGCCGCCTTCGCGCACGCCTGCTCCATCGGCTATACCCCACTCATCGGCGGTCTGGTTCCGGCGCTGGTGGAGGAGTCCGGCGGCTTGAACCGCGACGGCGAACGGTCCTTCCTGATCAGCCTGGCCGCCCCGGCCGGGGAGGTGAAACTCTGGAGCTGCACCCTCAAGGGGGCGCCAGGCTACCCGGAAGAGGGGGAGTTCGTCGGCTTCCGGATCGTCACCATCGCCTCGGACCTTCCCGATCCCGTCAACCTGATCGGTTACATCGCCTGCCGGCTCGAGCCGAGGCTGGTGCCGGGCAAGGGATGGGCCGTGGCGCAGAACTACACCCCCGAAAACATCAAGCCCGACTTCCGCCCCATGTAGGTAAAGGCGGGCGAATGATTATTCGCCCCTACACCCCGACAACATCAACCCCCGATTCCCGGCCCATATAGCCTATTTCTGCGCCAAAACCAGCTCGGCCGGGACCGGCTCGCTCTCCCAGGTGATTTCCGGGTAGAGGGACTTGTCCAGCTTCAAGTAGGTGCCATCCACCCCCGTTTCCGCCCACCAGCATTCGTTCCCTTTCACCGGGAGCTTGTCGAAAAGGTACAGGTCGTTGTTCTTGTCTCTGGCGAGGAACATGGTGCTTCTCCTTTTTCCGTGGCGGCCGCTGCCGCAAACGGGAAGGCCCCCCCGCTCTGGCAGGAGGGCCTTTCGGTAATCCGTCCTTGGCTTTCGCTACTTGATCTTGAACTTGTCTCTGGCGATCTTAGCCTCTTCCGATTTCGGATGCTCATCCACCAGCTTCTTCAGGATGTAGGCGGCGCTCTTGCTGTCCCCCAACTCCCTGAAGGCCATCCCCTGTTTCAGCATGGCGGCGGGAGCCTTCTCCTTGTCCGGGTAGTTCTTGATGACCTCCTGGAACTCCAGCACCGCCTGCTCGTAGTTCTTCTCCTGGTAATAGCTCTCGCCGATCCAGTACTGGGCGTTGGCGGCCAGGTTGTGCTTGGGGTACTGCACCAGGAAGCTGGCGAAGAACTCGCGGGCTTTGGCGCCCTGTCCGGCCTTGAGGGCGTCCTGTCCCTGCTGGTACAGCTGCTCGGGGGACTTGAGCGCAGCGGCCGCCTTCGCCTGCTGCTCCTCGATCCCTTTCTCCAGCTTGGCCATGCGCGCCTCGAGCGCGCCCAGCCTCTTGTTCAGGTCTTCCTTCAAAAGGGCGATGTCGTCGGCCGGCTTCTGGGCCAGGATGCGGACGTCATCGACCTTGCCGGTCAGAAGTTGCATGTCCACCCTGGCGCTCTCCAGGGTCGCCTGCAGGTCCGCTCCACCCTTGCGAATGGAGGCCATATCCTTTTGGTACCCCGCCATGTCCGCCTGCAGCGCCTCCAGGCTCTGCCGGTAGCCGGCCAGGGACTTTTCCACCCCTTCCTTCACCTCGCCGCGAACCTCGTTCAACCCACGGTCCAGCGTGAAAAGACGGTTTTTGATCTCGTCGTTGTCGCGGCGCACCGATTCCAGATCGCTTTGGCTGGCGCAGCCGAAAATGGTGAGAATAGCCAGCGCTCCCAGCGCCCCCCTCGTAAACGTCATGTCAAACCTCCTCCCGGGACGGTCGATAAAAAAAGGAGCCCGAAGGCTCCTTTGAGCTGCGTGGCAAACGTCACTTCACTACGACGAACTCGTCCCTTCTGTTCTTGCTCCAGGCAGCCTCGTCGTGGCCGGAATCGACCGGCTTCTCTTCGCCGTAGCTGATGGTGGCGATGCGCTCGGAGGAGATGCCCAGGTTCACCAGGTAGTCCTTGGCTGCCTTGGCCCTTCTTTCGCCCAGCGCCATGTTGTAGTCGTCGGAGCCGCGCTCGTCACAGTTCCCCTCGATACGGATCTTGACCGACGACTGACGGCTCAGGTACTCCGCGTTCTTGGTGAGGGTGTTGCGGGAGTCCTCGGAGAGGTCGGAAGAATCGAAGTTGAAGTAGATCTTCTGCAACTGGCCCTGCAGGTCTCCCGCCGGCGCCTTCTGGGTCTCACGGACGGGTTCCTGCGCCACCACCGGTTCACGTACCGGGGTCTGTTCGGTGACCGGTGCTTTCTGCGTTTCCGGCCGCTCCTGGGCCGGTTTAGCTGTTTCGGAGGCGGGGGCCGTGACTGACGGAGCGGGCTCCTCGGTTTTGACCAGATCCTTTTTGGCGCAGCCTCCAGCTACCAAAGCTCCCATGCAAAGAACAACGAGGCATCCGGCGATATTCTTGCGCATTCCCCACTCCTTTTGATTATGGAATATGAGCATCGCTGCTCCCGATGCCCTTGAAAAAAACGAATGAAGTATACCCACGTTTTCCTGGTTAATCAACGATCACTATCAGACCTTACCAGTTCACCGACCATGTCGGGTGCGTGTTCAGTGCCCGGTCCGGAGAGATTCTGGTCTGCCCGCTGCCGTCGGCGCGCATCAGGTACAGCCCCTCGCCGCCGTCGCGGGTGGAACTGAAGACGATGAAGCGGCCGTCCGGAGAATAGCGCGGATGCTCGTTGCTACCCGCGCTGGTCAGCTGGGTGTCCCCTGAGCCATCCGGGTTTATGGCGTAGATCTGGAAGCCGCCTTCCTTGCGCGCGTACACGATACGGTCCCCCTTTGGCGACCAGCGCGGCGTCACGTTGTAGGCGCCGTTGGTGGTGAGGCGCCTGAGGTTCCCGCCGTTGGCGTCCATCACGAAGATCTGCGGTTTGCCCATCCGGTCGGAGACGAAGGCGACCCGGGAGCCGTCGGGAGACCATGCGGGGGAGACGTCGATGGCGTGGTTGTTGGTGAGCCGCACCGCTTCCTTGCCGTCCCGGCCGATCTGGTAGATCTCGGAGTTGCCGTCCTTGGAAAGGACCAGGGCGATCTTGTTGCCATCCGGTGAGAACACACCCATCGCGTTCAAGCCGCTGCGGGACGAAACCCGCGCCTCCTGCCCGGTGAAAAGCTCGCGCCGGTACAGGTCGGGGTTCCCCTTCTTGTACGAGGTGTAGATGAGCTCCTTGCCGGAAGGGGCGAAATCGGGATAGAGGTTGATCGAGCCGTTGTTGGTGAGCCGCTGCGGGTTGTGCCCGTCGTAGTCCATGATGAAGATCTCCTTGTTGCCGGAGACCTTCGAGACGTAGGCTATCTTGCCGGTGAAGGGGCCCTTGGCGCCGGTCAGCACGCGCAGCACCTCGTCGGAGAAGGCGTGCCCCATGCGGCGCAGGTCCTTCACTCTGCCGCTGTAGCGCTTGGCGATCACCTCCCGGTGCAGCACCTGGTCGACCAGGCGGCACTCGATGATGGCCGTGTCACCCTGTACCCCGTAGGCGCTCTTCAGAAGAAGGGCACCCGCTGCCTCGCTGGGCGCGATCTCGAAGGGGCCGGCGATGCCGAGGTCGAAGCCGAACAGTTCGGGGAGCTCACGCGCCACCTCGGCGGGGAGGGAGCCGGAGAGCGCCGTGGTCGGGGCGATGGCGAGCTTCAACTTCCCGGTGGTCGGGGCGGTGACGTCGAGGTAACTCTCCGCCGCGAAGCTCTGAGGTCCCAGAAGCAGTAACAGCAGTAGTAAGATGATTTTCATCATATCTATTTCACCCCTTCAGGCATGAAGCGGAACACGCGTTTGTACTGCGAATGGTTGGGCGGCGGCTCCAGCGTCTTGCCGGCGAGGACGACGGCCCGTTGCACGGCGTCGTCGAAGAAGGGATCCCCTGACCCCTTTTCCACGCGGCACTCGATGCGGCCGTCGGGAGACACCGTGATGGTAGCGATTACCTGCGGCGCCCTGGTCTGGGTGGCGATGACCTGCTTGAGGGCGTCCCTGAGCCGGGACTGCAGGTACGAGGAATAGTCGCTCCCCGCCTGGGTCCCTGTCGCACCGGGCATGCCGGTGCGGGTGCTCCCCTTCTTCTTGAGTGCATCCAGCGCGACGGCCTGGCGCCGGTCCTCGGCCTTTTGCTGCAGCTTGGCCATCCGCTCGTTGAACGCCTTGTCCTCGGCCTCTTTTTGCTGCTGTTCGGTTTTGGCCTGGGATTTGGCTGGCGGACTCTTCGTTGCGGGCTTGGCCGGCAGCGCCATGGCCGGCTTAGCCGGCGGGGGGGCAGGAGCCGGCGCGGCAGGGGCCTTGCTTTCGGCCGGTGCCGGCGCTGCGGGCATGCCGCTTTGTGGCGAAGCGACCGGTAGCGTGACCATGTCGACGTAGGTGACCGGGGTTTCGTCCCGATGGAACTCAGGGAGGAAGTGCCAGTTGGCGATGATCAGGAACACGGCCAGGTGGCAGACAAGGGAGAGCGCCAGCATCCCCCCCGGCCCCGGGTAGTTGCGTGTGAACCCGGTTTTCATCGGCGTTGAGGGGACTCCGTCACCATGCCCAGGCGCTCCACCCCGGCTCCCTTGATCTGGGCCATGACCCGGACCACCTCGCCGTACGGTACCGCCTGGTCAGCCTTGAGGAACACCTCGCGCTTTTCCCGCCCCGCCAGCATGGTGGTTAGCTTGTCCTTCAACTGGTCGCCCGGGACTTCAGTGGAGTTGATGAAGGTCTTGCCGGACTGCTCCACGGAGACCACCAGGGTGTCCTCCTTGGGCGCCAGCGACTTGGTGTCCGCCTTGGGGAGGTTGACCTGGACCCCCTGCTGCATCATCGGCGCGGTGACCATGAAGATGATCAAGAGCACCAGCATGACGTCGACCAGAGGTGTGACGTTTATCTGCGACATGGTGCCGCGATCGCCGTTATCCCTGTTGCCGAACTCCATGGTTTATCTCCCCGCGAAGTTGCGCTGTACGATGTTGAGGAATTCCGTGGAGAAGCTGTCCATCTCCGAGATGAGCACCTTGATCTTGTGCTGGAAATGGTTGTAGCCCATGACCGCCGGGATGGCGGCGACCAGGCCGATGGCGGTGGCGATGAGCGCCTCGGCGATGCCCGGTGCGACGACCGCGAGCGACGCGGAGCCGCTCTGGCCGATCTTCTCGAAGGCGGTCATGATGCCCCAGACGGTGCCGAAGAGGCCGACGAACGGCGCGGTGGCGCCGGTGGTGGCCAGGAAGGTGAGGTATTTTTCCAGCCTGGTGATCTCGATGGTGGTGGCCCGGCGCAGAGCGCGTGCGATGTTGTCGACGCCGCCGAGATCGGTGCTGACGATGTTGGGGTCAGCTTTCTCCTCGACCTTTTCCTGCAGCTTTCTCAGCTCACCATACCCCTCCTGGAACAGGACGGTGAGGGGGGAGTGCTCGAAGCGGTCCAGTTGGGAGTTGATGGCGTCGAAGCGCTTGGCCTTCCAGAAGAATTCGAGGAAGCGCTCGGAGGCGCCGTTGGCGCGGTACACCTGCAGCAGCTTGTAGAAGATAATGCCCCAGGAGACCACCGAGAAATAGAGCAACAGCAAAAGTACCAGTTTTACGACCAGGCCGGTCGATGCAAGCATGCCCACGTAGCAACCTCCGCGGTTAGATGGAAACAAGCTGAAAAAATATGCTGAACCCTTTGGGAAGTCAACAGGAAACACGTGCCGCAGGATGCCCCGGAGGCGGATTGGTGATCGCGGCTTATACCTTTTTCGCCAGTTCCCCCTCGCCCCCCGGGAGAGGGAAGGGGTGAGGGCGCCTGTTGTCTCTACCGCAGTCGCAGTATCGCCCATGGCACCGCCCTCACCCGGCCTTCGGCCACCCTCTCCCATGGGGCGAGGGGGATGGACTGGTCATTCGTCGAGGGGAGAGCTGTCGTCACCGAAGTCTAGTAGCATTCCGGCCGCCGGTCCTGGAAGCAGTTGATGCTTGCGCGCCAGGAGGTGATCTCGGCGGGGTCGAGGAGCGCGGTGGGCTCGCAGTTGTCGTAGCCACCTTCGGCCAGCAGCTCCCCTTTCGGGTTGACGATGAGGGAGGAGCCAAAGAAATCAAGCTTGCCTATCAAGCCGCACGTGTTGGTGGCGACCACGAAAAGCTGGTTCTCTATGGCGCGGGCGCGGATCAGGGTGCGCCAGTGCTCTTCGCGCGGCTTGGGCCACTCGCCGCTGATAACGATGATCGCGGCGCCGTCGACGGCGAGCCTGCGCGCGAGCTCTGGGAAGCGGATGTCGTAGCAGATCATGACCCCCAGCTTTCCGACGCTGGTGTCGACCAGGCAGACGGCATCGCCGCGGTCCAGGTGCCGGTCCTCGTTCATCAGGCCGAAGAGGTGCATCTTGCGGTAGCTCCCCGCCAGCCTGCCGCGGTCAGCAATGTAGGCGGTGTTGTAGACCTTGTCGCCGTGCGGCTCAGGCAGGCTCCCCACGACGGTCAAGGCGAGCTCCGCGGAGAGTTCCAGCATCCGCTCCACCAAGGCAGGGGTCCGCAGGGCCAGCTGGTTCAGCTGACGGTAGTCGAAGCCGCAGCTCCACATTTCCGGCAGCACCACGAGCTCGACCCCGTCCCTGGCGAGCTGGCGCAGCTTGTCGGTTACGTACGCGAGGTTCTTGTCGATGTCGCCCAGCGCTATGTTGAATTGCAGTGCCGTGGCCTTAATGCTCTTCTGCATGTCCCCTCCTGTTTGAGCCCGGTGCCCTCTCCATACGGAGCGCACAAGAATTTGTAGGGGCGAATAATCATTCGCTCTTCTTTGGCATCTCCGCCCTTTTTGCCATGGTCAGCGGCGAGGCACCGGCCGCTGGGCAAATGTTTATTTGCCCCTACAGGGGGGCCGCCATGTTGTGTAGGGGCGAATAATCATTCGCCCTCTTTGGCCTCTTCGACCCTTTTGCCATCGTCAGCGGCAAGGCACCGTCCGCTGGGCAAATATTTATTTGCCCCTACAGGGGCCCCGCCATGTCCTGTAGGGGCGAATAATCATTCGCCCTCTTTGGCCTCTTCGACCCTTTTGCCATGGTCAGCGGCGAGGCACCGTCCGCTGGGCAAATATTTATTTGCCCCTACAGAGGCCCCGCCATGTTGTGTAGGGGCGAATAATCATTCGCCCTCTTTGGCCTCTCCGACCCTTTTGCCATTATCAGCGGCGAGGCACCGACCGCTGGGCAAATATTTATTTGCCCCTACGGTGGCCGGCCATGTCCTGTAGGGGCGAATAATAATTCGCCCTGTCCTTCGCAGCGTTGCTGGCACCCCGCCGCAAGGGGGAGGGGAGCTGGCGGAGTTGGAGTGTAATATTCCTAACCGGGGATTTCAAGCATCTTCATGCAGTTGCGGCGCTTTTGCGTGACAAGAGGAGAGCCGTTCTGCTAGAACGATAGCTGGTGTGTAAAGGAGCACGAGAGCCATGCGAGCTGGTTTATATATTCATTTCCCCTTCTGCCTCAAAAAATGCCTGTACTGCGACTTCAACTCCACCGCCTGGTCCGGCGACCAGTTGGACGGCTACGTGGAGCTGTTGCTGCGTGAGATGGAACTGCGCCAGGAACTCCTGCCCGAGGCGGTGCAGGCGCCTACCCTGTATTTTGGCGGGGGGACACCGTCACTCATGACCCCTGAGCTGGTGGGCCGCCTGATCGAGCAGGCCTCGCTGCGCTTCGGGGTGGAGCAGGGGGCTGAGATCACCCTGGAGGCGAACCCGGGGACGCTCACCCCCGAGCGGCTCGCCGGTTACCGCGCCGCCGGCGTGAACCGCCTGTCGCTGGGGATCCAGTCCTTCGACGATCGCCTGCTGCAGAGGCTCGGGCGGGTGCATACGGCAGCCGAGGCGCTGGCGGCCTTCGGGCAGGCACGCCGGGCCGGCTTTGACAACATCAGCATCGACCTGATGCACTCCCTGCCCGGGCAGTCCCTGGACGAGTGGCGCGCCGCGCTCGGCCAGGGGATCGCGCTTGCTCCCGAACACGTTTCCGCCTACGCGCTCTCCATCGAGGAGGGAACCCCGTTCGAAGGGCTCCACCAGCGGGGGGAACTCCAGTTGCCGGGGGAGGAGGAGGGAGCCCGGATGTTCGAGACGACCGGCGAACTTCTCACCGGCGCCGGCTATCTCCACTACGAGATCTCCAACTTCGCCAGACCCGGCCGCCTTTCCCGCCACAACCAATCCTACTGGAGCCGGCAGAGCTACCTTGGCTTCGGCTCCGGCGCCCATTCCTTCTGGAATCCCGACGGTCTTGGGCGCCGCTGGAACAACGCCGCCGACCTCGACGGCTACCGGGCCGCCATCGACGCCCGCCACCTCCCCGAGCGGGACGAGGTGTTGCTTTCCCTGGAGGACGCTGTGGCCGAGAGCTTCTTCCTCGGGCTTAGGGTGCTCACCGGGATGGAACTTGCTCCCTTGAAGGCGCGCTTTGGCGAGGACGCGCTGGCAGATCAGTTGGCGGAGGTCGAGCGGCTGCTGCAAGCCGGCCTGCTGGTCGCCGACGGGGAACGCATCCGTCTTGCCGGCAGCTCGGTAATCATCGCCAACAGCATCTTCTCCCGCTTTCTGTAAATCCGCCCTGTCCCGCCAGAGAACCCCTTGACAAAGCACAGGTGCGTTGCTAACTTGAAGCTCGTTTAGCACTCGAACTTTTTGAGTGCTAAAAGCTTTTGAGGACCCAGGCTATGGAAGAGCAACTTTCTGAACGAGGCAAACGCATCCTTGAAGCGGTCATCGAGGATTACATAGCCACCGCCGAACCGGTGGGGAGCAGGACCATCACCCGCAGCCACGAGCTGGCGCTCTCGCCGGCCACGGTGCGCAACGTCATGGCCGACCTGGAGGAGATGGGGCTGCTCGCTTCACCGCACACCTCCGCCGGCCGCATCCCCACCGACAAGGCCTACCGCCTCTACGTCAACTCGATCCTGGAGGCGAAGCAGAATCTCACCGTGGGGAAGCGTGACGAGATCCGCAGGCGCTGCCGCATGGCGGGCAAGGATCCGGCCGAGATGCTCAAGGAGGCAAGCCGGCTCCTCTCAACCACCTCGAGCTACATGGGGGTGGTGATGGCGCCGCGCATGGCGGCCAACGTGTTCCACCAGATGGAATTCGTGAAGCTGTCGAGCCATCGCATCCTGGCGATACTGGTCTCGCAAAACGGCACCGTGCAGAACCGGCTCCTGGAAACCGACGAGGAGATCCCGCAGGAGGACCTGGTCCGCATGGCCAACTACCTGAACGGGATGCTGCAGGGGCTCACCCTGGCCCAGGTGCGCGAGCGGCTCTTGGCGGAGATGCAGAGCGAGAAGGTGCGCTACGATTCGCTGATGACGAAGGCAATCGCCCTTTCCGAGCAGACCATCAGGACCGACAGCACCGAGATCTTCCTGGAGGGGCAGGCGAACATCCTGGACCAGCCGGAATTCGCCGACGCCGCCAAGATGCGGGAGATATTCAGGGCTTTCGAGAAGAAGAGCCTCCTTTTGGACCTGCTGGACCGCTCCATGCAGGCCGAGGGGGTGCAGATCTTCATCGGGTCGGAGTCACCCCTGCTCAAGATGGAGGGGATGAGCCTGGTCACCTCCACCTACCTCACCGGCAAGGACACGGTCGGCGTGCTGGGGGTCATCGGCCCGACCCGGATGGGTTACGGACGGGTGATACCGATCGTGGATTACACGGCCAAACTGATAAGCCGCCTGCTCGACACCGAGTAGCGCGTAGAAAAGGAGACGATAAAAGGATGGACAAGAAAAAACACGATGCGCACCAGCACGACAAGAAAGCGGAGGGGGCGCCGCAGGACCATGTAGAGCTGGCGCAGCCGCTGTCGGACGCGGATCGGATCAAGGAACTCGAAGAGGCGCTGGCCGCCAAGGGGCTGGAGTCGGCGGGCAACTGGGACAAGTACCTGCGCGAGCGCGCCGACCTGGAGAACTACCGGAAAAGGGTGCAGAAGGAGAAGGAAGAGATCCTGAAGTACGGCAACGAGCAGATCATCATGGAACTGCTCCCCTCGGTTGACAACCTGGAACGCGCCATCGACCATGCCAGCGAGGACGATCCCATCGTCGAGGGGGTGAAGCTCACCCTGAGCATGCTCGTTTCCACCTTGAAGAAGTTCGGCGTCACCGCGGTGGAGACCCCTCCGGGGACCCCGTTCGATCCCGCGTTTCATCAGGCGATGACCCAGGTGCCGAGCGAGGAGCAGGAGCCCAATACCATCGTGAACGTGTTCCAGAAGGGATACATGCTGAACGACCGGCTGCTCCGTCCCGCCATGGTCACGGTTGCCGTCAAACCGTAGAGGCAGGGACTAGGGACTGGGGGCTAGGGGCTAGTAAAGACTTTGTTTTTGCCAGCCCCTAGCCCCCAGCCCCTAGCCCCCAAAGTTTTTTTCCCCCGCCCCTTGTTTTTTACCGGGGGCATGACTAGCTTGCTGAGTGACAGTTACCATATGAGGAGGCAATCACATGAGTAGAGTAATAGGAATCGACCTCGGGACCACCAACTCCTGCGTGGCAGTGATGGAAGGTGGGGAGCCGGTTGTCATAGCGAACGCAGAGGGAAGCCGCACCACCCCTTCCATGATCGCATTCGCCGAGAACGGCGAGCGGCTGGTGGGCCAGCAGGCCAAGCGCCAGGCGGTCACCAACCCCGAGAACACCCTGTACGCAATCAAGCGCCTGATCGGGCGCAAGTACGATACCGAGGCGGTCAAGAAGGACATCGCCATCTCCCCGTTCAAGATCGTCAAGGCCGATAACGCCGACGCATGGGTCGAGGTGCGCGGCCAGAAGTACTCCCCCCCCGAGATCTCGGCCATGGTGCTGCAGAAGATGAAAAAGACCGCCGAGGACTACCTCGGCGAGACCGTCACCGACGCGGTCATCACCGTCCCGGCTTACTTCGACGACTCCCAGCGCCAGGCTACCAAGGACGCCGGCAAGATCGCGGGCCTGAACGTCCTGCGCATCATCAACGAGCCGACCGCTGCGGCCCTCGCCTACGGCCTGGACAAGAAGAAGGACGAGAAGATCG
Encoded here:
- a CDS encoding endonuclease III domain-containing protein encodes the protein MAAKQPQTRLLEIYDSLYRRYGALNWWPADSPFEVCVGAILTQNTNWNNVEKAIANMKREGLLSIEAVSAASHDVLAEQIRPSGFFNVKSVRLKGFVEWLLQRHGTLEAMFAASWETLRGELIAVRGIGPETCDSILLYAGEKPSFVVDAYTRRLFSRLGLVDEKDDYHHVRSLFMNHLPHEVPLFNEYHALIVEQCKRHCRKRPSCDGCPLRDACSHATLTPGAP
- a CDS encoding gamma carbonic anhydrase family protein encodes the protein MIRPFKGMRPKIDPSAFIAEGAVVIGDVTIGKEASIWYNCVVRGDVNSISIGDRTNIQDLSMLHVTHKKHAEDPGAPLVIGNDVTVGHSVTLHGCTIEDGAFIGMQAMIMDKAVVGKGALVGARALVTEGTVIPPGTLWVGSPAKYKRDLTENEIAWLGRSAGNYVRYSREYLEDAATEAQNLNNTP
- the nadA gene encoding quinolinate synthase NadA; the encoded protein is MTQESLKADIKALLKERKAVLLAHNYMRDEVQEIADITGDSLALSMEAAKTDAEVIVFCGVHFMAESASILAPDKTVLLPRLDAGCPMADMVSADELKKLKAQLPGVPVVTYVNSSAAVKAESDICCTSANALKVVQSMTEKEIIFAPDKNLGSYVARFTDKKFHLWEGYCPTHERLRPEVVKELKAQNPGAPFVCHPECNPAVVALADHVCSTTGMYDYCKKSDAKRFIIGTEAGILWRLKRENPDKEFILASPALICPNMKLTSLEDVHEALVSMSPVVKVPEEVRIPAKRALDRMLAIPRD
- the tatB gene encoding Sec-independent protein translocase protein TatB; the protein is MFGIGMPELVIILVIALIVIGPQKLPDLAKSLGKGLAEFKKATDDFKQTIEADSRTEEEKEHLAKLAEAKKKAEEEKVREAEELKAKVEGTAAAEPAAAAAAVEAEKKA
- the ybgF gene encoding tol-pal system protein YbgF; the encoded protein is MTFTRGALGALAILTIFGCASQSDLESVRRDNDEIKNRLFTLDRGLNEVRGEVKEGVEKSLAGYRQSLEALQADMAGYQKDMASIRKGGADLQATLESARVDMQLLTGKVDDVRILAQKPADDIALLKEDLNKRLGALEARMAKLEKGIEEQQAKAAAALKSPEQLYQQGQDALKAGQGAKAREFFASFLVQYPKHNLAANAQYWIGESYYQEKNYEQAVLEFQEVIKNYPDKEKAPAAMLKQGMAFRELGDSKSAAYILKKLVDEHPKSEEAKIARDKFKIK
- the pal gene encoding peptidoglycan-associated lipoprotein Pal — translated: MRKNIAGCLVVLCMGALVAGGCAKKDLVKTEEPAPSVTAPASETAKPAQERPETQKAPVTEQTPVREPVVAQEPVRETQKAPAGDLQGQLQKIYFNFDSSDLSEDSRNTLTKNAEYLSRQSSVKIRIEGNCDERGSDDYNMALGERRAKAAKDYLVNLGISSERIATISYGEEKPVDSGHDEAAWSKNRRDEFVVVK
- the tolB gene encoding Tol-Pal system beta propeller repeat protein TolB, with amino-acid sequence MKIILLLLLLLLGPQSFAAESYLDVTAPTTGKLKLAIAPTTALSGSLPAEVARELPELFGFDLGIAGPFEIAPSEAAGALLLKSAYGVQGDTAIIECRLVDQVLHREVIAKRYSGRVKDLRRMGHAFSDEVLRVLTGAKGPFTGKIAYVSKVSGNKEIFIMDYDGHNPQRLTNNGSINLYPDFAPSGKELIYTSYKKGNPDLYRRELFTGQEARVSSRSGLNAMGVFSPDGNKIALVLSKDGNSEIYQIGRDGKEAVRLTNNHAIDVSPAWSPDGSRVAFVSDRMGKPQIFVMDANGGNLRRLTTNGAYNVTPRWSPKGDRIVYARKEGGFQIYAINPDGSGDTQLTSAGSNEHPRYSPDGRFIVFSSTRDGGEGLYLMRADGSGQTRISPDRALNTHPTWSVNW